In Pseudomonadota bacterium, one DNA window encodes the following:
- a CDS encoding MFS transporter — MSAAGDTMKQEQRVGYRAYVMFILVVVYTLNFIDRQIIGILAVPIKADLCLSDTQLGLMGGLAFALFYTGLGIPVAMLADRKSRTWIMTVALTVWSAMTAVCGLAQNFWQLFLGRLGVGVGEAGGVAPAYSLISDYFPPHQRARALSVYSFGIPIGSALGIVIGGFIATRVHWRFAFFVVGAAGIVLAPLFRLTVREPERGAYDARKPDRPAPLGEILRTLARKPSFWWMSLGASASSMMGYGIFFWLPSFLVRSFGLTLLDASLFFGAILLVGGLIGTWLGGAMADRFGAGGRRSVYVLIPAAAFIGAIPFYAGAVLAPNLAIAFLALLPPTALGLAWLGPVLSAIQHVVPANMRATAAAVFLFVNNLIGIGAGTAVLGWLSDALQVRFGDESLRYAILAGTGFYLIAAVLFTIASRSLARDWED; from the coding sequence ATGAGCGCTGCTGGCGACACGATGAAGCAGGAGCAGCGCGTGGGCTATCGGGCCTACGTGATGTTCATCCTGGTGGTGGTCTACACCCTCAACTTCATCGATCGCCAGATCATCGGCATCCTCGCCGTGCCCATCAAGGCCGACCTGTGCCTCTCCGACACCCAGCTCGGCCTGATGGGCGGCCTCGCCTTCGCCCTGTTCTACACGGGCCTCGGCATCCCCGTGGCCATGCTGGCCGATCGCAAGAGCCGCACGTGGATCATGACCGTGGCGCTCACCGTGTGGAGCGCGATGACCGCGGTCTGCGGCCTGGCGCAGAACTTCTGGCAGTTGTTTCTGGGCCGCTTGGGCGTGGGCGTTGGGGAGGCCGGCGGCGTGGCCCCGGCGTACTCACTGATAAGCGACTACTTCCCGCCCCACCAGCGCGCCCGCGCCCTGTCCGTGTACTCCTTCGGGATTCCGATAGGCAGCGCCCTCGGCATCGTCATCGGCGGGTTCATCGCCACGCGCGTGCACTGGCGCTTCGCGTTCTTCGTAGTGGGCGCTGCCGGCATCGTGCTCGCCCCCCTGTTTCGCCTCACGGTGCGCGAACCTGAGCGCGGCGCCTACGACGCGCGTAAGCCCGATCGCCCCGCGCCCCTCGGTGAGATCCTTCGCACGCTGGCGCGCAAGCCGAGTTTCTGGTGGATGTCTCTGGGCGCCTCCGCCTCATCGATGATGGGCTACGGGATCTTCTTCTGGCTGCCATCGTTCCTGGTGCGCAGCTTCGGGTTGACGCTGCTCGACGCATCCTTGTTCTTCGGCGCGATTCTCCTGGTGGGCGGCTTGATCGGCACCTGGCTGGGCGGCGCCATGGCGGATCGCTTCGGCGCCGGTGGGCGACGCTCGGTGTACGTGCTGATCCCCGCGGCGGCCTTCATCGGCGCCATCCCGTTCTACGCGGGCGCCGTACTCGCGCCCAACCTCGCGATCGCGTTTCTCGCCCTGCTGCCACCCACCGCCCTCGGCCTCGCCTGGCTGGGGCCGGTGCTCTCGGCGATCCAACACGTGGTGCCGGCGAACATGCGCGCCACCGCCGCCGCGGTGTTTCTGTTCGTAAACAACCTCATCGGCATCGGCGCGGGCACGGCGGTCCTCGGATGGCTCTCGGACGCCCTGCAGGTGCGCTTCGGCGATGAGTCCCTGCGCTACGCGATCCTGGCAGGCACCGGCTTCTACCTGATCGCCGCCGTGTTGTTCACCATCGCATCGCGCTCGCTTGCGCGCGATTGGGAGGATTGA
- a CDS encoding crosslink repair DNA glycosylase YcaQ family protein, with protein MALTISNRDARRLWLDAQGLSRTPTGKLDLDALITSLGFVQLDSIRAVSRAHHHILWSRNQHYREPMLNRALARDRLIFEHFTHDASVLPMAFYPAWSRQFRRMEAKVRGWEWHRAMLDAKGRRALRDRIAAEGPLSTEAFDTKASGDREMWSRPPHKLALDYMWYAGELSTSHRVNFKKFYDLTERVIPSEHLREAWSDEKQIDWLCREALVRLGFGTPGDVQRFWDAVSSAEVKAWVEAHRAELVEVSVGCADGSAYKALALPDIEQRIAEAPAPTSRLRILNPFDPVIRDRARLQRLFGFDYRIEIFVPAAKRQWGYYVFPLLEGDRFVGRLEAKADRKAGELRVLNFWPEPRVKWTSARFDKLEAELGRLCRLVNVDATAWEVSPA; from the coding sequence ATGGCGCTAACCATCTCCAATCGCGATGCCCGGCGGCTGTGGCTCGACGCCCAGGGCCTCTCGCGCACACCCACCGGTAAGCTCGACCTCGACGCACTGATCACCTCCCTCGGATTCGTGCAGCTCGACTCCATCCGCGCCGTCTCGCGGGCCCATCACCACATCCTGTGGAGTCGAAATCAACACTACCGCGAGCCCATGCTGAATCGCGCCCTCGCCCGCGATCGACTGATCTTCGAGCACTTCACCCACGATGCGTCGGTGTTACCAATGGCCTTCTATCCCGCGTGGAGTCGGCAGTTTCGGCGCATGGAAGCGAAGGTGCGCGGCTGGGAGTGGCACCGCGCGATGCTCGATGCCAAGGGACGGCGTGCGCTAAGGGATCGTATCGCGGCGGAAGGACCGCTCTCCACCGAGGCCTTTGACACCAAGGCGAGCGGTGATAGGGAGATGTGGTCGCGACCACCGCACAAGCTGGCCCTCGACTACATGTGGTACGCCGGCGAGCTCTCGACGTCGCACCGGGTGAACTTCAAGAAGTTCTACGACCTGACGGAGCGGGTGATCCCGTCTGAGCATCTTCGCGAGGCGTGGTCGGATGAGAAGCAAATCGACTGGCTTTGCCGCGAAGCGCTGGTGAGGCTTGGATTCGGCACACCCGGGGATGTTCAACGATTCTGGGATGCGGTGTCCTCCGCGGAGGTGAAGGCGTGGGTGGAGGCTCACCGAGCGGAGCTCGTGGAGGTGAGTGTCGGGTGTGCCGATGGTTCGGCGTACAAGGCGCTTGCCTTACCCGACATCGAACAACGCATAGCTGAGGCACCTGCGCCGACCAGCCGACTTCGCATCCTCAACCCGTTCGACCCTGTCATCCGGGATCGCGCTCGCCTACAGCGCTTATTCGGCTTCGACTACCGGATCGAGATCTTCGTCCCGGCGGCAAAGCGGCAATGGGGCTACTACGTGTTTCCGCTGCTGGAGGGAGATCGCTTCGTAGGGCGGCTCGAAGCCAAGGCGGATCGTAAGGCAGGTGAGCTGCGCGTGCTGAATTTCTGGCCAGAACCACGGGTCAAGTGGACCTCCGCGCGGTTCGACAAGCTGGAGGCCGAGCTCGGGCGACTCTGCCGCCTGGTGAACGTCGACGCCACGGCGTGGGAAGTTAGCCCGGCGTAG
- a CDS encoding DUF2277 domain-containing protein: MCRNIKTLFNFEPPATDEEIRAAALQFVRKLSGSTRPSQANAQAFEHAVDGVAEVAKELLEALVTSQPPRDREVEAAKARARSAKRFGVRA; the protein is encoded by the coding sequence ATGTGCCGCAACATCAAGACCCTGTTCAACTTCGAGCCGCCCGCCACGGACGAGGAGATCCGCGCCGCGGCCCTGCAGTTCGTGCGCAAGCTCAGTGGCAGTACCCGCCCCTCCCAAGCCAACGCGCAGGCCTTCGAGCATGCAGTCGACGGCGTGGCGGAGGTGGCCAAGGAACTGCTCGAGGCGCTGGTGACCTCTCAGCCCCCGCGCGATCGTGAGGTGGAGGCAGCGAAGGCGCGGGCAAGATCGGCGAAGCGCTTCGGGGTGCGCGCGTAA
- a CDS encoding prepilin-type N-terminal cleavage/methylation domain-containing protein codes for MALYPRAAAPIHRRRQAAGFTLVELLVVIAVVGVVVGLLLPAVQAAREAAARSDATTTLRTFVCPSDNFAQAFGRGPKDLAELAEWWRTDGDGLCPLDEDALDGSDAGYYFTLEPLSERRAFFEGLFAEAGLPFPDPAPFVAIVAEPAIPGPAVDTLFQVGEALVEVQTPGARERQEEATARLLRAFAVEAAAAVQGTGVDIADFIRSDEFPETRQLLGNLDLDIDGLIRGDELFSERWIDGTSDDFLGGLGSRMLQAARGELGVGAAGEDVSGWFLVADDFASDDWRDGFTYLSIADAVSAMGDTAGVQNAIAGQAAAADQAQQAGDTVSELQAAQRIQQISIRVKDLFITSMDVNGIEFLLDTVATEQ; via the coding sequence ATGGCCCTCTACCCCCGCGCCGCTGCGCCCATCCACCGTCGCCGTCAGGCCGCCGGCTTCACCCTCGTCGAATTGCTCGTCGTGATCGCCGTGGTCGGCGTGGTCGTCGGGCTCCTGCTACCGGCTGTGCAGGCAGCGCGCGAGGCGGCGGCGAGGAGTGACGCCACCACTACCTTGAGAACATTCGTCTGCCCGTCGGACAACTTCGCTCAAGCCTTTGGCCGTGGCCCTAAGGACCTGGCGGAGCTGGCCGAGTGGTGGCGCACCGACGGCGACGGGCTCTGCCCCCTCGACGAGGACGCCCTCGACGGCAGCGACGCCGGCTACTACTTCACCCTCGAGCCCCTGAGCGAGCGCCGCGCCTTCTTCGAAGGTCTCTTCGCCGAGGCGGGCTTGCCGTTCCCGGATCCTGCGCCCTTCGTGGCGATCGTGGCGGAGCCGGCCATCCCGGGCCCGGCTGTCGACACCTTGTTCCAGGTGGGCGAGGCGCTGGTGGAGGTGCAAACCCCCGGGGCACGCGAGCGCCAGGAGGAGGCCACGGCGAGACTGCTACGCGCCTTCGCCGTGGAAGCGGCGGCGGCGGTGCAGGGCACGGGCGTCGACATCGCGGACTTCATTCGCTCGGACGAGTTTCCGGAAACCCGCCAGCTGCTCGGCAACCTGGACCTCGACATCGACGGTCTGATCAGGGGCGACGAGCTCTTCAGCGAGCGCTGGATCGACGGCACCTCCGATGATTTCCTCGGCGGCCTCGGCAGCCGCATGCTGCAGGCGGCCCGTGGCGAGCTCGGCGTCGGTGCCGCCGGTGAGGACGTCAGCGGGTGGTTCCTGGTGGCGGACGATTTCGCCTCGGACGACTGGCGCGATGGGTTCACCTACCTCTCGATTGCCGATGCCGTCTCGGCCATGGGCGATACCGCGGGGGTGCAGAACGCCATCGCCGGTCAGGCGGCGGCCGCCGACCAGGCGCAGCAGGCGGGGGACACCGTGAGCGAGCTCCAGGCGGCCCAGCGGATCCAGCAGATCTCGATTCGAGTCAAAGACTTGTTCATCACCTCGATGGATGTCAACGGCATCGAGTTCCTCCTCGACACGGTGGCCACGGAGCAGTAG
- a CDS encoding NAD(P)/FAD-dependent oxidoreductase has translation MHPYEIAIIGGGIGGLASAIALARRGAKVTVYERAESPGPVGAGFLLQPPGQAVLGKLGVLDDVLTHAVPITGLQSKTTAGYAILDLDYRDLRGPPRHGLGVQRSTIYSALYHEALRCDDIEFRWGHTVDTVATDEAAASVRVGGDSASYDLCVLSAGANSDLTDQLFHRRTNKAYAWGCVWTTIDLPSGFAPDLLHQRCRRADRMMGILPVLKEHGGYKAALYWSVKVADVRRADVAQSAQIKRALIDFWPEAASSIEPLEQGDLISATYRDVWTPKPYAGRLVAIGDACHATSPQLGQGCTMALLDAYLLACGLEQGAGNIDAALERWWRRRQWQLQYVRQLSRFLTPLYQSDHASFGVFRNAVVAPTGRLPGFYSLQLKTLASEVFLPSID, from the coding sequence GTGCATCCCTATGAGATAGCGATCATCGGCGGCGGCATCGGCGGGCTGGCCTCGGCGATCGCGCTGGCGCGCCGCGGTGCCAAGGTGACGGTCTACGAGCGAGCCGAGTCGCCGGGCCCCGTCGGCGCCGGCTTTCTGCTCCAGCCGCCGGGGCAAGCCGTGCTCGGCAAACTCGGCGTGCTAGATGACGTGCTCACCCACGCCGTGCCCATCACCGGGCTGCAGTCGAAAACCACCGCCGGTTACGCGATCCTCGATCTGGACTACCGTGACCTGAGAGGGCCCCCGCGGCACGGGCTCGGCGTCCAGCGGAGTACGATCTACTCTGCCCTCTACCACGAGGCGCTGCGTTGCGACGACATCGAGTTCCGTTGGGGGCATACCGTCGATACGGTCGCCACCGATGAGGCTGCCGCGTCTGTGCGGGTGGGCGGCGACTCCGCGTCCTACGATCTTTGCGTGTTGAGCGCAGGAGCGAACAGCGACCTCACCGATCAGCTGTTCCATCGGCGAACAAACAAGGCCTACGCGTGGGGCTGTGTCTGGACGACCATCGATCTCCCGTCGGGCTTTGCCCCGGACCTTTTGCACCAACGCTGCCGTCGCGCGGATCGCATGATGGGCATCCTGCCCGTGCTGAAGGAGCACGGTGGCTATAAGGCGGCCCTGTACTGGAGTGTGAAGGTCGCCGACGTTCGCCGAGCAGATGTCGCGCAGTCCGCGCAGATCAAGCGAGCGCTGATTGACTTCTGGCCCGAGGCCGCGTCGTCGATCGAGCCCCTCGAGCAGGGCGATCTCATCTCGGCGACCTACCGCGACGTGTGGACGCCGAAGCCCTACGCCGGGCGCCTGGTCGCCATCGGCGATGCGTGTCACGCGACCAGTCCCCAGTTGGGGCAGGGCTGCACGATGGCGCTGTTGGATGCGTATCTGCTCGCGTGCGGTCTCGAGCAGGGCGCCGGTAACATCGATGCGGCCCTCGAGCGATGGTGGCGTCGCCGGCAGTGGCAGTTGCAGTACGTGCGGCAACTCAGCCGCTTTCTGACGCCGCTCTACCAGTCGGATCACGCCTCCTTCGGAGTATTCCGCAACGCGGTGGTGGCGCCGACGGGGCGACTGCCGGGGTTCTACTCGTTGCAGTTGAAGACGTTGGCGTCCGAGGTGTTCCTGCCGAGTATCGACTAG
- a CDS encoding metalloregulator ArsR/SmtB family transcription factor, with protein sequence MPTSPSSTLRAQSVLDRAAGMLRAGGDPARLRILELLLNGEHQVTEIAQLTEAEMSTTSQRLRVLLKEELVARRRQGRDMFYRLADSHVETLVRNVLDHADPGGHP encoded by the coding sequence TTGCCCACCTCCCCCTCATCTACCCTCCGCGCCCAGTCGGTCCTCGACCGTGCCGCGGGGATGCTCCGCGCGGGCGGTGACCCGGCGCGCCTGCGCATCCTGGAACTGCTCCTGAACGGGGAACACCAGGTGACGGAGATCGCGCAGCTGACCGAGGCCGAGATGTCCACCACTTCACAGCGCTTACGAGTCCTCCTGAAGGAGGAACTCGTCGCCCGCCGCCGCCAAGGCCGGGACATGTTCTACCGGCTGGCGGACTCCCATGTGGAGACCCTGGTTCGGAACGTTCTGGACCACGCGGACCCCGGCGGACACCCCTGA
- a CDS encoding 3-hydroxybutyrate dehydrogenase: MNDSTDSLSGKVAIVTGSTSGIGLGIATTLARGGARVVLNGLGDRAQIDTAIDAVRSVASADVRYDDANLLDPQQIEQLVARTVQAHGRLDIVVNNAGMQFVSPVEEFPTAKWDAIIGLNLSAVFHTIRCATPHLLAAGWGRIVNIASAHALVASPYKSAYVAAKHGVAGLTKTVALELATKGVTVNAVAPGYVKTPLVENQIRATAQARSMREDEVVEKVMLAAQPTKRFVTIDQVAAMVAFLCTDEAASINGAVLNVDGGWTAQ, translated from the coding sequence ATGAACGACTCGACGGACAGCCTCTCGGGCAAGGTAGCGATCGTGACCGGATCCACCAGTGGTATCGGCTTGGGGATCGCGACCACCCTGGCCCGCGGCGGAGCCCGCGTCGTATTGAACGGCCTCGGCGATCGCGCGCAGATCGATACCGCGATCGACGCCGTGCGCAGCGTCGCCTCGGCGGACGTACGCTACGACGATGCCAACCTGCTCGACCCGCAGCAGATCGAGCAACTCGTCGCGCGCACGGTGCAGGCCCACGGCCGCCTCGACATCGTGGTGAACAACGCGGGCATGCAGTTCGTCTCCCCCGTGGAGGAGTTCCCGACCGCGAAGTGGGACGCCATCATCGGCCTCAATCTCTCCGCCGTCTTCCACACGATCCGCTGCGCCACGCCCCATCTGCTGGCGGCGGGGTGGGGCCGCATCGTCAACATCGCCTCCGCCCACGCGCTCGTCGCCTCGCCCTACAAGTCCGCCTACGTGGCAGCCAAGCACGGTGTGGCAGGACTGACCAAAACCGTCGCCCTGGAGTTGGCCACCAAGGGCGTGACAGTCAATGCCGTCGCCCCCGGCTACGTGAAGACACCGCTGGTGGAGAACCAGATCCGCGCGACGGCGCAGGCGCGCAGCATGCGCGAGGACGAGGTGGTCGAGAAGGTCATGCTGGCCGCGCAGCCCACCAAGCGCTTCGTCACGATCGATCAGGTGGCGGCGATGGTGGCGTTTCTATGCACCGACGAGGCGGCGTCGATCAACGGAGCCGTGCTCAACGTCGACGGTGGGTGGACGGCGCAGTAG